The following are encoded together in the Silurus meridionalis isolate SWU-2019-XX chromosome 2, ASM1480568v1, whole genome shotgun sequence genome:
- the LOC124375941 gene encoding homeobox protein six1a-like isoform X1 — protein MMTSPSFGFTQEQVVCVCAVLQQGKDLERLGRFLWSLPPCDRLHKNESVLQAKAVVAFHRGDFHELYRILESHQFSTQNHVGLQQLWLRGHYAEAERLRGRPLGAVGKYRVRRKFPLPRTIWDGEETSYCFKEKSRSVLRDCYTHNPYPSPREKTQLANTTGLTTTQVSNWFKNRRQRDRAAGAKDRRVLLQCMHTHTHSQFKCKFK, from the coding sequence ATGATGACTTCACCAAGCTTTGGCTTCACTCAGgagcaggtggtgtgtgtgtgcgcggtGCTTCAACAGGGCAAAGATCTCGAGCGGCTCGGTCGCTTCCTGTGGTCACTTCCGCCGTGTGACCGCCTGCACAAGAACGAGTCGGTGCTTCAGGCCAAAGCAGTGGTGGCCTTCCACCGAGGAGACTTTCACGAGCTTTACCGGATCCTCGAGAGCCACCAGTTCTCCACACAGAACCACGTGGGGCTGCAGCAGCTGTGGCTCAGGGGACACTATGCTGAGGCCGAGAGGCTGCGTGGCCGTCCGCTTGGTGCTGTAGGGAAATACCGTGTGCGCCGCAAGTTCCCTTTACCGCGCACCATCTGGGATGGAGAGGAGACCAGCTACTGCTTCAAGGAGAAGTCACGCTCAGTGCTGCGAgactgctacacacacaacccGTACCCGTCTCCACGCGAGAAAACACAGCTGGCCAACACCACCGGACTGACCACCACACAGGTCAGCAACTGGTTCAAGAACCGGagacagagagaccgagctgctGGGGCCAAGGACAGGCGAGTGTTATTGcagtgcatgcacacacacacacacagccagtttaaatgtaaattcaaaTAA
- the LOC124375941 gene encoding homeobox protein six1a-like isoform X2, which produces MMTSPSFGFTQEQVVCVCAVLQQGKDLERLGRFLWSLPPCDRLHKNESVLQAKAVVAFHRGDFHELYRILESHQFSTQNHVGLQQLWLRGHYAEAERLRGRPLGAVGKYRVRRKFPLPRTIWDGEETSYCFKEKSRSVLRDCYTHNPYPSPREKTQLANTTGLTTTQVSNWFKNRRQRDRAAGAKDRG; this is translated from the exons ATGATGACTTCACCAAGCTTTGGCTTCACTCAGgagcaggtggtgtgtgtgtgcgcggtGCTTCAACAGGGCAAAGATCTCGAGCGGCTCGGTCGCTTCCTGTGGTCACTTCCGCCGTGTGACCGCCTGCACAAGAACGAGTCGGTGCTTCAGGCCAAAGCAGTGGTGGCCTTCCACCGAGGAGACTTTCACGAGCTTTACCGGATCCTCGAGAGCCACCAGTTCTCCACACAGAACCACGTGGGGCTGCAGCAGCTGTGGCTCAGGGGACACTATGCTGAGGCCGAGAGGCTGCGTGGCCGTCCGCTTGGTGCTGTAGGGAAATACCGTGTGCGCCGCAAGTTCCCTTTACCGCGCACCATCTGGGATGGAGAGGAGACCAGCTACTGCTTCAAGGAGAAGTCACGCTCAGTGCTGCGAgactgctacacacacaacccGTACCCGTCTCCACGCGAGAAAACACAGCTGGCCAACACCACCGGACTGACCACCACACAGGTCAGCAACTGGTTCAAGAACCGGagacagagagaccgagctgctGGGGCCAAGGACAG aggataG